A window of the Henckelia pumila isolate YLH828 chromosome 3, ASM3356847v2, whole genome shotgun sequence genome harbors these coding sequences:
- the LOC140889511 gene encoding protein FAR1-RELATED SEQUENCE 5-like — protein MDNNIILEDNLISRRLNFEQENNMSNVICEDNEDISIQQVVGENLENDYHTNISNTKISQIGMKFESEKAAYNFYNDYARVVGFSIRRRNCHKDNDGNILDRTFCCSCQGVREKDKRDPCIKSHRPETRTGCCAEMKVNAREGGKFKVVSFTAAHNGHNLVSPNKSHRLRSQRKISTGQAMQISNIDKSGIPPKAGMNYMVSQVGGRENVGFILEDYKNYLRSQRTMNIKKGDTGGALEYLQQMQSDDPNFFYAIQVDSGDLITNIFSADGQMVANYEYFGDVLCFDTTYRKNKEGRPFALFFGVNHHK, from the coding sequence ATGGACAACAATATTATCTTAGAAGACAATCTTATATCTCGTAGGTTGAACTTTGAACAAGAAAATAATATGTCAAATGTTATTTGTGAAGACAATGAAGATATAAGTATCCAACAAGTGGTTGGTGAAAATTTAGAAAATGATTATCATACCAATATTTCAAATACAAAAATTTCGCAAATTGGTATGAAATTTGAAAGTGAAAAAGCAGCATATAACTTTTACAATGACTACGCAAGGGTTGTCGGTTTTAGCATTAGAAGACGCAATTGTCATAAGGATAATGATGGGAATATTCTAGATAGAACATTTTGTTGTTCGTGTCAAGGTGTGAGAGAAAAAGATAAACGAGATCCATGTATCAAATCTCATCGCCCTGAAACAAGAACTGGATGTTGCGCAGAAATGAAAGTTAATGCTCGTGAGGGAGGAAAATTTAAAGTTGTTAGTTTTACTGCTGCTCATAATGGACATAACTTGGTTAGTCCAAATAAATCTCACAGATTAAGATCTCAAAGAAAAATCAGTACTGGACAAGCGATGCAAATATCCAATATTGATAAATCGGGGATACCACCAAAAGCGGGTATGAACTATATGGTTAGTCAAGTTGGTGGACGTGAAAATGTTGGATTTATTCTTGAAGATTATAAGAATTATTTGCGTTCCCAAAGAACAATGAATATTAAAAAAGGAGATACTGGAGGGGCACTTGAATATTTGCAGCAGATGCAATCGGATGATCCAAACTTTTTTTATGCAATTCAAGTTGACAGTGGTGATTTAATAACTAATATATTCTCGGCAGATGGACAAATGGTAGCTAATTACGAGTATTTTGGAGATGTGTTATGTTTTGACACGACATATAGGAAAAATAAAGAAGGCAGACCATTTGCACTTTTTTTCGGTGTCAACCATCACAAGTAA
- the LOC140889510 gene encoding protein FAR1-RELATED SEQUENCE 5-like — protein sequence MWLFDTFSKTMHGKMPVTILTDQDAAMAKALGEKWPSTYHHLCIWHIYQNAAIHLSHVFSSSKDFAKDFSSCIYDLEEEDDFLTAWQELLNKYDLQGNQWMDRMFKIKEKWSLVYGRQIFCADMTTTQRSESMNSVLKKYVNHKHDLLEFFKRFRRLINDRCYEELKADLRSKHSTPNELSKAHDSKSEVVSESETVSQYKITPFNKQYKHTVIYDSSADKVSCSCKKFEFAGILCSHALKVLTFKNVVRIPESYVKKRWTKQAKKWVAETYEMIEESLDDIKEEDEKVKIGVRYKELCRVHNQLVTRAALTEETYEIVRGPMHKGIEEVDISLANRGTSKQTLCHNVGTEKQILKDDFGEITVKGFKVKQNSRVKSGKRPKCALEKTKRQRKSNPSKELASNTAPFVNDCVRNIDQYPQISSCVWSTSGGCLTQPFQRRSSALFDLNVVAIESHQDAIYQDEAQYSPKK from the exons ATGTGGCTTTTTGATACATTTTCTAAAACTATGCATGGAAAGATGCCAGTAACTATCCTGACTGATCAAGATGCAGCAATGGCAAAAGCTTTAGGAGAAAAATGGCCTAGTACATATCATCATTTGTGCATTTGGCACATTTATCAAAATGCGGCCATACATCTTAGTCATGTATTCTCAAGTTCCAAAGATTTTGCAAAAGATTTTAGTTCTTGCATATATGATTTAGAAGAGGAAGATGACTTTTTAACAGCTTGGCAAGAACTATTGAACAAGTATGATCTTCAGGGTAATCAATGGATGGATAGGATGTTTAAAATTAAGGAAAAATGGTCGCTTGTGTATGGAAGACAGATATTTTGTGCGGATATGACTACTACTCAACGAAGTGAGAGCATGAAtagtgttttaaaaaaatatgttaatCATAAGCATGATTTGTTAGAGTTTTTCAAACGTTTTAGAAGATTAATTAATGATCGTTGTTATGAAGAACTGAAAGCTGATTTGAGGTCAAAACATAGTACTCCG AATGAGTTGAGTAAGGCACATGATTCAAAGTCAGAAGTTGTTTCTGAATCAGAAACTGTATCTCAATATAAGATCACACCTTTTAATAAGCAGTACAAGCATACTGTTATATATGATTCTTCTGCTGATAAGGTTTCTTGTAGTTGCAAAAAATTTGAGTTTGCAGGAATTCTATGTTCACATGCTCTCAAAGTGCTCACTTTTAAAAATGTTGTGAGAATTCCTGAGTCATATGTTAAAAAAAGGTGGACTAAACAGGCAAAAAAATGGGTTGCTGAAACTTATGAAATGATAGAGGAATCTTTGGATGATATAAAGGAAGAAGATGAAAAGGTAAAGATTGGGGTGCGCTATAAGGAGCTATGTCGGGTGCATAATCAATTGGTGACCCGTGCTGCATTGACAGAAGAGACATATGAGATTGTAAGAGGTCCTATGCATAAGGGAATTGAGGAAGTTGATATAAGTTTGGCAAACAGAGGGACATCAAAGCAAACTTTATGTCACAACGTAGGAActgaaaaacaaattttaaaggaTGATTTCGGTGAAATTACAGTGAAAGGCTTTAAAGTTAAACAAAATTCAAGGGTGAAATCTGGAAAACGACCAAAATGTGCTTTGGAAAAGACCAAAAGACAGAGAAAGTCAAATCCTAGCAAAGAGTTAGCTTCAAATACTGCACCTTTTGTGAATGATTGTGTTAGAAATATTGATCag TATCCTCAAATTTCCTCTTGTGTTTGGAGTACATCTGGCGGATGCTTGACACAGCCCTTTCAG CGACGGAGTTCtgcattatttgatttgaatgtTGTAGCAATTGAAAGCCACCAAGATGCTATATACCAAGACGAAGCCCAATACTCACCTAAAAAATGA